GTCAATCCGGATTTGATCTATGTGCGTACATAAAGGGAACTACCATTAATCTGAAAGACGCCTACGATAGAGAGAAGGTACATCTGAAGCATATTATGGGCAACGACCCGATTGAATTTGTCCATCGTTACAGGGACAAAGACAGCATCGAAATTGCAGGTTTTATTGCCTCCCAGTTTGCCTATGGCAAAATAGAGGTGTTTAAAAGGTTCCTTGAGGCACTTTTTCTGACAATGGGAAAGGATTTGCGCGTGTTCGTCGAACAAGGAGACTTAAGGCGTGTCAAAGGACTCTATTATCGGTTTCACAAGGATAAGGAGATCATATATCTCTTTGAAGCTCTGCGGAGGATCTATCATGACTTCGGCGGGCTTGGGAGTATGTTCAGGACGTATTATGAAAAAGACACAAGGGCCACCCTCTTTAAGCTTCGCAAGGAGCTTTTTGACGATGACGATGATGCGCTCACCTTTTTCTTTCCCAAGCCTTCGGCAACAAGCGCTCTGAAAAGGTGGAACCTGTATCTCAGATGGATGGTGAGAAAAGACGAGATCGATCTCGGTATTTGGGATTTTATCGACAGATCGGATCTCGTCATACCGCTCGATACCCACATCTTCAAGATCGGCAGATGCTTAGGCTTTACCAGGCGCGCTACCCCGTCCTATGGCGCGGCCTTTGAAATAACCGATGCGCTCAAGAAGTTCTCGCCCGAAGACCCGCTAAAGTACGATTTTTTTCTATGCCATAGAATCGGCATCGGCGCCGGATGTACCGGAACAAGAAGCCCCCGATGCAACAAGGTGTGCTTGCTCTATGAACTATAAAGTGATCAGCCTCGGATGTCCCAAGAATCTCGTAGAATCGGAGTATCTCGTGGGCCTTCTTTCGAACGCGGGACACGTGATCTCCGATCAAGACCCTGACGCGGTGATTGTCAACACCTGCGCCTTCATCGGCGATTCCGTCAAGGAATCGATCGAGACGATCCTTACAGAGGCCTCTTACGCTCACCAGAGGGTTATCGTTACCGGATGTCTCGTAGAACGCTACGGAGAAAGGCTTAAAGAACTGCTACCGGAGGTCTCGCTTTTTCTCGGGAGAAACAGCTACCCCGAGGCGCATCGGCTGATCGAGAAGGAGGGCGTCTACGCCAAAGAAGGCATGTTTGCCGAAACGTTCCCGCGGAAGATGCTCACGAGCCCCCCTCTCGCGTACCTGAAAATCCAGGAAGGATGCGACAATCGGTGTACCTATTGCACGATTCCTTCCATCAGGGGCGGTCTGAGGAGTAAATCTATCGCAGACGTAAAGAGAGAGTTTGAGTGGCTTCTGAGCGCGGGCTTTCGGGAGATCAACATTATCGGTCAGGACATCACGGCTTACGGCAGGGATGCCGCATCCACGTTAACGCAATTGCTGAGCGCGCTGCTCACCATCAAAGGCGACTACTATCTGAGGCTCATGTATCTGCACCCCAAAGGGTGCAATGAGGACCTTATCCGGTTCATAAAAGATGAGCCGAAGATCATCCCTTATCTTGATATACCTATTCAGCACTCGGAAGATAAGATCCTCACCGCCATGGGTAGGAAACACTTGAGGAATGACCTGGAAAGACTTCTTGAAGGAATAAGGCGTGCCATGCCCGACGTGACGCTCAGAACATCGCTGATCGTAGGTTTTCCCGGTGAGACCGAAGAGGATTTTCAGAACCTCTGCGCCTTTATACGGAAGTGGGAATTCGATATGCTCGGCGTGTTCATGTACTCGAAAGAAGAGGGCACCCCTGCATATAAGATGCGCCCGCAGGTCAAGAAAACCTTGAAAAGAGAGCGCTTTCGCCACGTCATGGAAATCCAGAAAGAGATCTCAAAGCGACGGCTCTCCCGTTTCCTGGGTCGCCAGGTGAAGGTCGTTGTAGAGGAGAAGGAAGGCGGATCAACGATAGGGCGCATGCTCACGCAGGCCCCCGACATAGACGGTATTGCATTCATTAAAGGTGAATGTGCGATCGGCCAAATCAGGCAAGGGAAAGTAGTGAAAACCCTCGATTATGATGTTATAGTAGAAATACCCTAAAAAAGGCATGGTGAATTTGGGCCTTAACCGGCTTTAAGGCCCACGCGATAAACAGGAGTCTACGATGGAACCGATCAATGAATTAGTGGCCATACGTAAAGAAAAAGAGGAAGCGCTTAAGAAACTGGGAATTGAAACCTATCCGCAGGACCGGGGACCTTATATCACGACCACAGAGGTCGGCAAAAGGTTCGGTGACATGAGCCATGACGAACTGGAAAAGGTGCTTGAGACCGTCTCTGTTGCCGGAAGAATCATGGCCTTCAGGGATTTTGGAAAGAGCACCTTTATCCACATTCAGGACCGAAGGGGTAAAATACAGATTTACGTGCGTAA
This sequence is a window from Syntrophorhabdaceae bacterium. Protein-coding genes within it:
- the rimO gene encoding 30S ribosomal protein S12 methylthiotransferase RimO, which produces MNYKVISLGCPKNLVESEYLVGLLSNAGHVISDQDPDAVIVNTCAFIGDSVKESIETILTEASYAHQRVIVTGCLVERYGERLKELLPEVSLFLGRNSYPEAHRLIEKEGVYAKEGMFAETFPRKMLTSPPLAYLKIQEGCDNRCTYCTIPSIRGGLRSKSIADVKREFEWLLSAGFREINIIGQDITAYGRDAASTLTQLLSALLTIKGDYYLRLMYLHPKGCNEDLIRFIKDEPKIIPYLDIPIQHSEDKILTAMGRKHLRNDLERLLEGIRRAMPDVTLRTSLIVGFPGETEEDFQNLCAFIRKWEFDMLGVFMYSKEEGTPAYKMRPQVKKTLKRERFRHVMEIQKEISKRRLSRFLGRQVKVVVEEKEGGSTIGRMLTQAPDIDGIAFIKGECAIGQIRQGKVVKTLDYDVIVEIP
- a CDS encoding TIGR02757 family protein, with product MCRQSGFDLCAYIKGTTINLKDAYDREKVHLKHIMGNDPIEFVHRYRDKDSIEIAGFIASQFAYGKIEVFKRFLEALFLTMGKDLRVFVEQGDLRRVKGLYYRFHKDKEIIYLFEALRRIYHDFGGLGSMFRTYYEKDTRATLFKLRKELFDDDDDALTFFFPKPSATSALKRWNLYLRWMVRKDEIDLGIWDFIDRSDLVIPLDTHIFKIGRCLGFTRRATPSYGAAFEITDALKKFSPEDPLKYDFFLCHRIGIGAGCTGTRSPRCNKVCLLYEL